In one window of Microbacterium sp. PM5 DNA:
- a CDS encoding Ig-like domain-containing protein, producing MRRGSIVGLAAAGATAALIAGVSVVWPGLDAQRTPPSQSSAWVLQADTLRYARVNTAIGEIDTVRAVSNPSRIVTSADGAYMFTDNDAKVERIDDAAPVDLDAEGLRTATPAPAGTADIDASGDVVAYRTDAGAVFAGRLSAGPAAPIDVPAAAAVAAASSGVVFSYSASAGTVSRIDLASGRVVAADKVAATVERPVLTAAGDDWVLLDTAGSGAGRFWTSRGTGTISLTGTIAVSRPAVDGDAVYVADDTGLVRIPVSAVAAERIFGDSTTSRGTPARPVSRGGVISAAWLAEGTRGGTLWTSTGGDVPLDYGGQGLGSQRRPVFVDAGDSVILNDARSGWVWSVPEGHLLPSSQNWDIEDEVKTAPKTSDQKPPPIIDPRPPVAENDAFGVRPGALVSLPVLLNDHDPNDDVLAVDPASVTGLDPAFGTVTTTDDRQRLAVRVAPGATGSATFSYAVTDGTTADGLVSPPATVTLRVAAEDENSAPVWCGVEGCRQDWPSPEVAPGGTVTVPVLGDWVDPEGDPVLLLSASDDSGLGEVATTPEGDVVFQHRDAGVAGEQAESITVTVADVRGATATRQLVVRIRGDAQPALQSFAVVDVAGSRVSVDVAPHVTGTAGDLTLTAARVLDDAAATATVVGGSTTFDVVAASPGAYRVAVTVSSGGHEATGTVRLTLLDPGGPADLSTSPVVAFVRPQADATVDALAAVTNPTRRVLLLSDLVIRPVTGASLSADVVAQSQLRVSGSTASGASGLLGTVSYRVGDGTTDEGSAITGEATVYLLPPAAEQAPIAVDDRAVVRAGAQIDIPVLDNDVAAVGTRPRLDPESIVASRPDVLAFAAGDVLRVLAPTTPGDVTISYRAFTTGAPALGDTATVHLSVVGDGANRDPLPRTLSGRVLSGLSTVIAFDGFGMDPDGDVVRLDRIVDQPAHGSAVISADGASIVYSSDAGSSGQDTFTYRVVDPSGAAGVGTVRVGVLSGDASPAPITYTDYVQVQAGDGNVLRVHPLANDIDPLQGTLTLQRVRPDVPQFALDGSPTAEFTRLQQRLVSQSDDTVTIAAGPTPGTMSFLYDVVSSAGNTARGLIVVRVVAQRVADFPVVSDTVLDADGRADLARGIDVLSGKVLWSGGDTGDLSVGLWAPVDGITVEGTRLVGTVDDRAHVIPFSVTGQTSAGPVTTYAFLRIPAAADTPLALRAGAPPLTVGENAQADVDLAALITVPRGRALELSGETRASGARPGASCTAVGGTTLRYAAGADAPWTDTCRVLVRLAGQPAWTVLAIPVVVTPIAPQPRLSPAALEVAPGDTQVFDLGAMTTWQGRPEAIVYRVDGTPASFDLALQGAQLSVRGRDAAAPGTIESVVVQVTSHPGVAPARISLRVGAAPSTLPQGGSVQQQCSQASGSSCTIDVIGAVGEVNPLPGTPLQVVSVAPAGVCTGVSFAVVSPSRVSASWTSDAPGATCAASFTVRDAQGRQSASARDGRILLDLQGYPKAPASVAQSAYADGSLTLRVDPGPAQAAYPVLTGFEVRQGGQRVAVCTPQGICPPISAPNGEQRSYEAVAVNAVGSSLTAVRTTAWAYDPPSAPTGATAAPVVAGADGGVASLAISGVDAANTGSLQITSPVGETQTIAVGSSQTTVTVPAFRVGANTATDVTITPLSRYTAPPGLPGPAIGSTTVSAHGIGAPTQGTLTLTAVNVGGGRVDITAVGTATPGGDGARVRYGIVRLDGPVAQDGAPVSVDSCRTSDDGGQRVFRGLPDGRLYTFALCAESWFDSRSFGRATVTNTVRAVQSGAAPTGYTFVVGPTAHVAGDGTPSGRATWTIDQTPTSPETPPNDNNVVFRGLPSSVFDKDPGIEVRYEHKDGWWQSDWGDVVPAAGSAPYQVQASWSLGTCTGGTTLTRNAGSSGSDAAVTFDAAGIRYYDKNDALLVPGTDPWTVPAEAVRVTGIRVVVDWSGQGWSLAPASAELATRCTPSTAPNPAG from the coding sequence ATGAGGCGGGGCAGCATCGTCGGTCTCGCCGCCGCGGGCGCGACGGCGGCGCTGATCGCCGGTGTCAGCGTGGTGTGGCCGGGCCTGGACGCACAGCGCACCCCGCCGTCGCAGAGCTCCGCGTGGGTTCTGCAGGCCGACACGCTGCGCTACGCGCGCGTGAACACCGCGATCGGAGAGATCGACACGGTGCGCGCCGTCAGCAATCCGAGTCGGATCGTGACCTCCGCCGACGGTGCGTACATGTTCACCGACAACGACGCCAAGGTCGAGCGCATCGACGACGCCGCGCCGGTCGATCTCGACGCCGAGGGGCTGCGCACCGCGACGCCCGCGCCCGCCGGGACGGCCGACATCGACGCCTCCGGTGACGTCGTGGCCTACCGCACCGATGCGGGGGCGGTCTTCGCGGGGCGGCTCTCGGCCGGACCCGCCGCGCCGATCGACGTTCCGGCCGCCGCCGCCGTCGCGGCCGCATCGTCGGGCGTGGTCTTCAGCTATTCGGCGTCGGCCGGCACGGTTTCGCGGATCGACCTCGCCTCGGGAAGGGTCGTCGCCGCCGACAAGGTCGCGGCCACGGTGGAGCGCCCCGTCCTCACTGCCGCCGGCGATGACTGGGTGCTCCTGGACACTGCCGGCAGCGGTGCGGGACGGTTCTGGACAAGCCGTGGGACGGGCACGATCTCGCTGACGGGCACCATCGCGGTCAGCCGACCGGCGGTGGACGGCGATGCCGTCTACGTCGCCGACGACACGGGTCTGGTGCGCATTCCGGTCTCCGCGGTCGCGGCCGAGCGCATCTTCGGTGACAGCACGACCTCGCGAGGCACCCCCGCCCGTCCGGTCAGTCGCGGCGGCGTCATCAGCGCCGCGTGGCTTGCCGAGGGCACGCGCGGGGGCACCCTGTGGACCTCCACCGGAGGGGATGTGCCACTGGACTACGGCGGGCAGGGTCTGGGCTCCCAGCGTCGCCCCGTCTTCGTGGATGCCGGCGACAGCGTGATCCTCAACGATGCGCGATCAGGGTGGGTCTGGTCCGTCCCGGAAGGGCACCTGCTGCCCTCCAGCCAGAACTGGGACATCGAGGACGAGGTGAAGACGGCGCCGAAGACGTCGGACCAGAAGCCGCCGCCCATCATCGACCCGCGCCCTCCGGTCGCCGAGAACGATGCGTTCGGCGTGCGGCCGGGTGCCCTCGTGAGCCTTCCGGTCCTGCTGAACGATCACGATCCCAACGATGACGTCCTCGCCGTCGACCCCGCATCGGTCACCGGCCTCGACCCCGCCTTCGGCACCGTGACCACCACCGACGACCGCCAGCGCCTTGCGGTGCGGGTCGCCCCCGGAGCGACGGGATCGGCGACGTTCAGCTATGCGGTCACCGACGGCACGACGGCGGACGGGCTCGTTTCGCCGCCGGCGACGGTGACGCTGCGCGTCGCGGCGGAGGACGAGAACTCCGCCCCGGTGTGGTGCGGCGTCGAGGGGTGCCGCCAGGACTGGCCGAGCCCCGAGGTGGCTCCCGGGGGCACGGTGACCGTTCCCGTGCTCGGCGACTGGGTGGACCCGGAAGGCGACCCCGTTCTGCTCCTGTCGGCGAGCGACGACTCCGGTCTCGGCGAGGTCGCCACCACCCCGGAGGGCGACGTCGTGTTCCAGCACCGCGACGCCGGGGTGGCCGGCGAGCAGGCCGAGTCGATCACGGTGACCGTCGCCGACGTCCGCGGCGCCACAGCGACCCGGCAGCTCGTCGTGCGGATCCGGGGCGACGCGCAGCCGGCCCTGCAGTCGTTCGCGGTCGTCGACGTGGCGGGCTCGCGCGTGTCGGTCGACGTCGCCCCGCACGTCACGGGGACCGCCGGCGACCTGACGCTCACCGCGGCGCGCGTGCTCGACGATGCGGCGGCCACCGCGACCGTCGTCGGCGGCTCGACCACGTTCGACGTCGTCGCGGCGTCGCCGGGCGCCTACCGTGTCGCCGTCACGGTGTCTTCGGGAGGGCACGAGGCCACCGGCACCGTCCGACTCACGCTGCTCGACCCCGGCGGGCCCGCCGACCTGTCCACCTCGCCGGTCGTCGCCTTCGTGCGTCCGCAGGCCGATGCCACCGTCGACGCCCTGGCCGCGGTCACCAACCCCACCCGGCGGGTGCTGCTGCTGAGCGATCTGGTCATCCGCCCGGTCACCGGTGCGTCCCTGTCGGCCGACGTCGTGGCCCAGAGCCAGCTGCGGGTGTCGGGCTCGACGGCATCCGGCGCGTCGGGTCTGCTGGGAACCGTCTCCTACCGGGTCGGCGACGGCACGACCGACGAGGGTTCGGCCATCACCGGTGAAGCGACGGTGTACCTGCTGCCGCCCGCCGCCGAGCAGGCGCCGATCGCCGTCGACGATCGTGCCGTCGTGCGCGCGGGCGCGCAGATCGACATCCCGGTGCTGGACAACGACGTCGCGGCGGTCGGCACCCGCCCTCGCCTGGACCCCGAGTCGATCGTCGCCTCGCGCCCCGACGTCCTCGCCTTCGCCGCCGGCGATGTGCTGCGGGTGCTGGCTCCCACGACGCCGGGGGACGTCACGATCTCCTATCGGGCGTTCACGACCGGCGCACCGGCGCTCGGCGACACCGCCACGGTGCACCTGAGCGTGGTCGGCGACGGAGCGAACCGCGACCCCCTGCCGCGGACGCTCTCGGGGCGGGTGCTCAGCGGACTGTCCACGGTCATCGCGTTCGACGGCTTCGGGATGGATCCGGACGGCGACGTCGTGCGTCTGGATCGCATCGTCGATCAGCCCGCGCACGGCTCGGCCGTCATCTCCGCCGACGGTGCGTCCATCGTCTACTCCAGCGACGCCGGGAGTTCGGGGCAGGACACGTTCACCTACCGGGTGGTGGACCCGTCCGGCGCCGCGGGCGTCGGAACCGTCCGCGTCGGGGTGCTGAGCGGCGATGCCAGTCCTGCCCCCATCACCTACACCGATTACGTGCAGGTGCAAGCCGGTGACGGCAACGTGCTGCGCGTGCATCCCCTCGCCAATGACATCGACCCCCTGCAGGGCACGCTGACCCTGCAGCGGGTGCGCCCCGACGTGCCTCAGTTCGCGTTGGACGGGTCGCCGACGGCGGAGTTCACCCGTCTGCAACAGCGACTCGTGTCGCAGAGCGACGACACGGTCACGATCGCGGCGGGACCGACACCCGGGACGATGTCGTTCCTCTACGACGTGGTCTCCTCGGCCGGAAACACCGCCCGCGGCCTCATCGTCGTGCGGGTGGTCGCCCAGCGCGTCGCCGACTTCCCGGTCGTCTCCGACACCGTGCTCGACGCCGACGGACGCGCCGATCTGGCGCGAGGCATCGACGTGCTCTCCGGCAAGGTGCTGTGGTCCGGAGGCGACACGGGCGACCTGTCGGTCGGGCTCTGGGCACCGGTGGACGGCATCACCGTCGAGGGGACGCGCCTGGTGGGCACCGTCGACGACCGCGCCCACGTGATCCCCTTCTCGGTCACGGGGCAGACGTCCGCCGGACCCGTGACGACGTACGCGTTCCTGAGGATCCCGGCCGCCGCCGATACGCCGTTGGCGCTGCGTGCCGGGGCGCCCCCGCTCACCGTCGGCGAGAACGCGCAGGCCGATGTCGACCTCGCCGCGCTCATCACGGTGCCACGCGGTCGCGCCCTGGAGTTGTCCGGCGAGACCCGCGCCTCGGGCGCGCGGCCCGGGGCATCGTGCACCGCCGTCGGCGGAACCACCCTGCGTTACGCGGCCGGCGCGGACGCGCCGTGGACGGACACCTGCCGGGTGCTCGTACGCCTGGCCGGTCAGCCGGCCTGGACCGTCCTGGCCATCCCGGTCGTGGTGACCCCGATCGCCCCGCAGCCGCGGCTGTCGCCGGCCGCGCTCGAGGTCGCTCCGGGCGACACCCAGGTCTTCGACCTCGGCGCGATGACCACCTGGCAAGGGCGCCCCGAGGCGATCGTCTACCGGGTCGACGGGACCCCGGCATCCTTCGACCTCGCGCTGCAGGGCGCGCAGCTCAGCGTTCGAGGCCGCGATGCGGCCGCCCCCGGCACGATCGAGAGCGTCGTCGTCCAGGTGACGTCGCACCCGGGTGTCGCCCCGGCGCGGATCTCCCTGCGGGTCGGCGCCGCCCCGTCCACGTTGCCCCAGGGCGGTTCGGTGCAGCAGCAGTGCAGCCAGGCATCGGGCTCGTCGTGCACGATCGACGTCATCGGTGCGGTCGGCGAGGTCAACCCGCTGCCGGGTACGCCGCTGCAGGTCGTCTCGGTCGCCCCGGCCGGCGTCTGCACCGGAGTGAGCTTCGCGGTGGTCTCGCCCAGCCGCGTCTCGGCATCGTGGACCTCGGATGCGCCGGGTGCGACGTGCGCGGCGAGCTTCACCGTCCGCGACGCCCAGGGCCGCCAGAGCGCGAGCGCCCGGGACGGGCGGATCCTCCTCGACCTGCAGGGCTATCCGAAGGCGCCGGCGAGCGTGGCCCAGTCCGCCTACGCCGACGGCTCTCTCACGCTCCGCGTCGATCCCGGACCGGCGCAGGCCGCCTACCCGGTGCTCACCGGGTTCGAGGTCCGTCAGGGCGGCCAGCGCGTGGCGGTGTGCACCCCGCAGGGCATCTGCCCGCCGATCAGCGCCCCGAACGGCGAGCAGCGCTCCTACGAGGCCGTCGCGGTGAATGCGGTGGGGTCATCGCTCACCGCGGTGCGCACGACCGCGTGGGCGTACGACCCGCCGTCCGCTCCCACGGGTGCGACCGCGGCTCCCGTCGTCGCGGGCGCCGACGGCGGCGTCGCGTCGCTGGCGATCTCCGGCGTGGATGCCGCGAACACCGGATCTCTGCAGATCACCAGTCCGGTCGGCGAGACGCAGACGATCGCCGTCGGCTCGTCGCAGACCACCGTCACGGTGCCCGCGTTCCGCGTGGGCGCGAACACGGCGACCGACGTGACGATCACGCCGCTGTCGCGGTACACGGCCCCACCGGGACTGCCCGGCCCCGCCATCGGCTCCACGACGGTGTCGGCGCACGGCATCGGTGCGCCGACGCAGGGCACCCTGACCCTCACGGCCGTCAACGTCGGCGGCGGCCGCGTCGACATCACGGCGGTGGGAACGGCGACGCCGGGGGGCGACGGCGCCCGCGTGCGTTACGGCATCGTGCGTCTCGACGGCCCCGTCGCCCAGGACGGCGCCCCGGTCTCCGTCGACAGCTGTCGCACGAGCGACGACGGCGGACAACGCGTCTTCCGCGGTCTTCCGGACGGGCGCCTGTACACCTTCGCCCTCTGCGCGGAGTCGTGGTTCGATTCCCGCTCCTTCGGTCGGGCCACCGTCACCAACACGGTGCGCGCGGTGCAGAGCGGAGCCGCGCCGACCGGGTACACCTTCGTCGTCGGCCCCACCGCCCACGTCGCCGGCGACGGCACCCCGTCGGGCCGCGCCACGTGGACGATCGATCAGACGCCCACGTCGCCCGAGACGCCGCCGAACGACAACAACGTCGTCTTCCGGGGACTGCCGAGCAGCGTGTTCGACAAAGACCCCGGGATCGAGGTGCGCTACGAGCACAAGGACGGGTGGTGGCAGTCGGACTGGGGCGACGTCGTCCCCGCCGCCGGCAGCGCTCCCTACCAGGTGCAGGCGTCCTGGTCGCTCGGCACGTGCACCGGCGGCACGACCCTCACGCGCAACGCCGGATCGAGCGGCTCGGATGCCGCGGTGACGTTCGATGCCGCCGGCATCCGCTACTACGACAAGAACGACGCGTTGCTGGTTCCCGGCACGGACCCGTGGACGGTGCCCGCGGAGGCCGTGCGCGTCACCGGCATCCGTGTCGTCGTCGACTGGTCCGGGCAAGGCTGGAGCCTCGCCCCCGCGAGCGCAGAACTCGCGACACGCTGTACGCCCTCCACCGCGCCGAACCCGGCCGGCTGA
- a CDS encoding MoxR family ATPase produces MTITTEQATWFAQTFAQLADNVERAVLGKRHVVELILTAMLSEGHVLIEDVPGTGKTSLARAVAQSVQGTTTRIQFTPDLLPGDITGITVYDQKTGAFEFHPGPIFANIVLADEINRASPKTQAALLEVMEEGSVTIDGVTRAVGAPFLVLATQNPVEQAGTYRLPEAQLDRFLLRTALGYPDHAATVRILDRAAVATADLAPVLTPGALVGMSELAADVYVDALVLDYIARLVDATRAADEVRLGVSIRGALALTRAARTTAAAHGRTYVTPDDVKRLAVPVLAHRLILHAEAEFDGVAPAAVIGQVLLDVPPPTRRDSA; encoded by the coding sequence ATGACGATCACCACCGAGCAGGCGACCTGGTTCGCCCAGACCTTCGCGCAACTGGCCGACAACGTCGAGCGCGCCGTGCTCGGCAAGCGTCACGTCGTCGAGCTCATCCTGACCGCCATGCTCAGCGAAGGACACGTGCTCATCGAGGACGTGCCGGGCACGGGCAAGACGTCCCTCGCTCGCGCCGTGGCCCAGTCGGTGCAGGGGACGACGACCCGCATCCAGTTCACCCCCGACCTGCTTCCGGGCGACATCACCGGAATCACCGTCTACGACCAGAAGACCGGCGCGTTCGAGTTCCACCCCGGCCCCATCTTCGCCAACATCGTCCTCGCCGACGAGATCAACCGCGCGAGTCCGAAGACGCAGGCCGCGCTGCTCGAAGTGATGGAGGAGGGGAGCGTGACCATCGACGGCGTCACGCGCGCCGTCGGCGCCCCCTTCCTCGTGCTCGCCACGCAGAACCCGGTCGAGCAAGCCGGCACCTACCGACTGCCCGAGGCCCAGCTCGACCGCTTCCTGCTGCGCACGGCGCTCGGCTACCCCGATCATGCGGCCACCGTCCGCATCCTCGATCGCGCCGCGGTCGCGACCGCGGACCTGGCGCCCGTGCTCACTCCGGGCGCGCTGGTCGGTATGAGCGAACTGGCCGCTGACGTCTACGTGGACGCGCTCGTGCTCGACTACATCGCGCGGCTCGTCGATGCGACCCGAGCCGCTGACGAGGTGCGCCTCGGCGTCAGCATCCGCGGGGCTCTCGCCCTGACGCGTGCCGCACGCACCACCGCCGCCGCCCACGGTCGCACCTACGTCACTCCCGACGACGTCAAGCGTCTCGCCGTCCCGGTTCTCGCCCACCGCCTGATCCTGCATGCGGAGGCCGAGTTCGACGGTGTGGCCCCCGCGGCGGTCATCGGCCAGGTCCTTCTCGACGTGCCGCCGCCCACCCGCCGGGACAGCGCGTGA
- a CDS encoding transglutaminase-like domain-containing protein, producing MRVAAGALYALAAVGLAAVAAWPVYRSASFLLLVAAASVLAGAIAALVAWRRWNGWAAAGLLAGALLVVGVPVAVPSRAGAPAPFLQGLGELVAGLLWGWKDLLTVDLPVGSYRNLLVPALVVFLVGTASVLLLSWRTDALAVLAVPVAIAMAGFGLLFGSTELSAPLVVGPVVLPAPVETAVGAGVLLSGVLWLSWRTRAARVQALRRASGAASVRVAGGAARGAGARLRRLGLGVGMVVVAAAVAVAVPAVAVPSQRDVLREATGPRQEISRAVSPLSAYRTLFADARVDEELFRITGDALPDRVRLAVLDDYDGAVFRTDPAGEPFVRLAAARVLGAGAPIDAEVTIGALDGIWMPTAGAVASVDFAGPRAAALADGFYVSGAREAAVETTPWSAGDTYRLRAAAPAVSALTSAAAPGGQAGVSVTAADGGELVAPASLRTWMQQHVVGTGGAALDGLVALLRSRGYLSHALRAPAGGAAWMQQLGAGYTFAPSASGHSLARIDSMFTALLAREADPAAVAADDLVAAVGDDEQFSTAVALIARELGFPARIVVGTRLVSSDPDAATCADGVCRAGDVSAWVEVRSASGEWIPVDVTPQHTRPPRTERTEQPDPQIATSVRPDGVDEVQPQRPAQEDSAAPTDRPDPLDLRWLWTTLGITGGVLAVLLVLAGPFAAIMIAKALRRRRRRRQDRPADAIAGGWDEYLDAAADAGRRTPPAATRSEIARALARPAAGTLARTADEAVFSARPMSSDEAEEFWRIVEDERAALATNRWRRLRAAVSLRSFVPRSFRSHFERGSRAASRPRRTA from the coding sequence GTGAGGGTCGCGGCCGGGGCGCTGTACGCTCTCGCAGCCGTGGGGCTGGCGGCGGTGGCGGCCTGGCCGGTCTACCGCTCGGCGTCGTTCCTGCTGCTGGTGGCTGCGGCATCCGTTCTCGCGGGAGCGATCGCCGCCCTCGTCGCCTGGCGGCGATGGAACGGCTGGGCTGCCGCCGGGCTGCTCGCCGGTGCACTCCTCGTGGTCGGCGTGCCCGTGGCCGTCCCCTCGCGCGCCGGAGCACCGGCGCCGTTCCTCCAGGGACTGGGTGAGCTCGTCGCGGGGCTGCTGTGGGGCTGGAAGGACCTGCTCACCGTCGACCTGCCGGTCGGGTCCTATCGCAACCTGCTGGTGCCGGCGCTCGTCGTGTTCCTCGTCGGTACCGCCAGCGTCCTGCTGCTGAGCTGGCGCACAGACGCGCTCGCCGTGCTCGCTGTGCCCGTGGCGATCGCGATGGCCGGCTTCGGGCTGCTGTTCGGCAGCACGGAGCTCAGCGCGCCGCTGGTTGTCGGACCCGTCGTCCTTCCCGCTCCGGTCGAAACGGCCGTCGGCGCCGGGGTGCTGCTCAGTGGGGTGCTGTGGCTGTCGTGGCGCACCCGCGCCGCGCGGGTGCAGGCACTTCGTCGGGCGTCGGGCGCGGCCAGCGTGCGGGTGGCCGGCGGCGCCGCGCGGGGAGCGGGTGCACGACTGCGCCGGCTCGGGCTCGGCGTCGGCATGGTCGTCGTCGCCGCGGCCGTCGCCGTCGCGGTGCCGGCGGTGGCGGTGCCGTCGCAGCGCGACGTCCTGCGCGAGGCGACGGGACCGCGTCAGGAGATCTCGCGCGCGGTCAGCCCGTTGAGCGCGTATCGGACGCTGTTCGCCGATGCGCGCGTCGACGAGGAGCTTTTCCGCATCACCGGCGATGCGCTCCCCGATCGCGTGCGACTGGCCGTGCTGGACGATTACGACGGCGCGGTCTTCCGCACCGACCCGGCGGGCGAGCCGTTCGTGCGGCTCGCGGCGGCGCGCGTTCTCGGTGCGGGCGCTCCCATCGATGCCGAGGTGACGATCGGTGCGCTGGACGGCATCTGGATGCCGACGGCCGGCGCCGTGGCATCCGTCGACTTCGCCGGACCGCGCGCCGCCGCGCTCGCCGACGGGTTCTACGTGAGCGGTGCCCGCGAGGCGGCGGTCGAGACGACACCGTGGAGCGCCGGTGACACGTACCGCCTCCGCGCCGCAGCACCGGCGGTGAGCGCCCTCACCTCGGCGGCTGCTCCCGGGGGACAGGCGGGGGTGTCGGTGACCGCGGCCGACGGCGGCGAACTCGTGGCGCCGGCGAGCCTGCGCACCTGGATGCAGCAGCATGTCGTCGGCACGGGCGGTGCAGCCCTGGACGGACTCGTCGCGCTGCTGCGCTCGCGCGGCTACCTGAGCCACGCGCTGCGCGCTCCGGCCGGCGGCGCCGCGTGGATGCAGCAGCTAGGCGCGGGCTACACCTTCGCGCCGAGCGCATCGGGACACTCGCTGGCGCGCATCGACAGTATGTTCACGGCATTGCTCGCCCGCGAGGCCGACCCCGCCGCCGTGGCTGCGGACGACCTCGTGGCCGCCGTCGGCGACGACGAGCAGTTCTCGACCGCCGTCGCCCTCATCGCCCGCGAGCTGGGCTTTCCGGCGCGGATCGTCGTCGGCACGCGGCTCGTGTCGAGCGACCCGGACGCCGCGACGTGCGCCGACGGAGTGTGCCGCGCCGGCGACGTCTCGGCCTGGGTGGAGGTGCGCTCGGCATCCGGGGAGTGGATCCCGGTCGACGTCACCCCCCAGCACACGCGCCCGCCGCGCACCGAGCGCACCGAGCAGCCCGACCCGCAGATCGCCACGTCGGTGCGCCCCGACGGGGTCGACGAGGTCCAGCCCCAGCGTCCCGCGCAGGAGGACAGTGCCGCGCCGACCGACCGACCCGACCCCCTCGACCTGCGCTGGCTGTGGACGACGCTGGGTATCACCGGCGGCGTCCTCGCGGTTCTGCTCGTGCTCGCCGGCCCGTTCGCGGCGATCATGATCGCCAAGGCCCTGCGCCGCCGACGGCGACGGCGCCAGGACCGACCCGCCGACGCGATCGCCGGGGGGTGGGACGAGTACCTAGACGCCGCCGCCGACGCCGGCCGTCGCACACCGCCCGCGGCCACGCGCTCCGAGATCGCACGGGCGCTGGCTCGTCCTGCGGCGGGAACCCTCGCGCGGACGGCCGATGAAGCGGTCTTCTCCGCCCGCCCGATGTCCTCCGACGAGGCCGAGGAGTTCTGGCGGATCGTCGAGGACGAGCGGGCCGCGCTCGCGACGAACAGGTGGCGCCGGCTGCGTGCAGCCGTATCGTTGAGATCGTTCGTCCCGCGATCGTTCCGGTCACACTTCGAGAGGGGGAGCCGTGCGGCCTCGCGCCCGCGGCGCACCGCATGA
- a CDS encoding DUF58 domain-containing protein: MTDTRLTRTSATGLTGERTEVTARRGRRLVGAAVRASRAWASGRSAVRAAIAWCRATIRPAGALVVLTSTVGLAAGLAFGWVEALVAGAAAGALLVMALPFLLGARAYEVRVVLERERVVAGAAARAGIAVRNIGRTTALPGRIDIPIGPGLVEVGIPLLAADEVSRHAVDLPPQRRGIVRIGPATTIRSDPLGLLRREHAFDEVQELFVHPRTVTVPSTSAGLIRDLDGSATRRLVDADMSFHAIREYAPGDARRQIHWKSTAKTGRLMVRQYEESRRSRMAVVLGLSSAEYASDDEFELAVSAASSLALRAVHDARDLDIVVGAEIPRVVRGRLRAIRHIAASAPRAVLDGFSGVDRLVETMPFPEVCRLTAEANERLSVAVLVAGSGVPLTSLRLAALAFPVDAAIIAVRCDERAHPRAQTVGPLTVVTIGALEDLAGLLLRGARS, translated from the coding sequence GTGACCGACACCCGGCTCACGCGCACGTCGGCCACCGGGCTCACCGGCGAGCGGACCGAGGTGACGGCTCGCCGCGGACGTCGCCTCGTGGGAGCGGCCGTCCGCGCCTCGCGAGCCTGGGCGAGCGGACGTTCGGCCGTGCGCGCCGCCATCGCCTGGTGTCGTGCCACGATCCGGCCCGCCGGGGCCCTGGTCGTGCTCACCTCGACCGTCGGCCTCGCCGCCGGTCTCGCGTTCGGATGGGTCGAGGCGCTCGTCGCCGGGGCGGCGGCCGGGGCACTGCTCGTGATGGCCCTGCCCTTCTTGCTCGGAGCCCGCGCGTACGAGGTGCGGGTGGTGCTCGAGCGGGAGCGCGTCGTCGCCGGGGCGGCGGCGCGGGCGGGCATCGCCGTGCGCAACATCGGGCGCACCACGGCGCTGCCGGGCCGCATCGACATCCCGATCGGACCCGGTCTGGTCGAGGTCGGCATCCCGCTCCTCGCCGCCGACGAGGTCTCCCGGCACGCGGTGGATCTGCCGCCGCAGCGGCGCGGCATCGTGCGCATCGGCCCCGCGACGACGATCCGCTCCGACCCGCTCGGTCTGCTGCGGCGCGAGCACGCCTTCGACGAGGTGCAGGAGCTGTTCGTCCACCCGCGCACGGTCACCGTGCCGTCCACGAGCGCGGGACTCATCCGCGACCTCGACGGCAGCGCGACCCGGCGACTGGTCGATGCGGACATGTCCTTCCACGCGATCCGCGAGTACGCGCCCGGTGATGCGCGCCGACAGATCCACTGGAAGTCGACCGCGAAGACGGGCCGGCTGATGGTCCGGCAGTACGAGGAGTCGCGCCGCTCGCGGATGGCGGTCGTGCTCGGACTCTCCAGCGCGGAATACGCGTCCGACGACGAGTTCGAACTCGCCGTCAGTGCGGCATCCTCCCTGGCGCTGCGGGCTGTGCACGACGCGCGCGACCTCGACATCGTCGTCGGTGCCGAGATCCCGCGCGTCGTGCGGGGTCGCCTGCGCGCCATCCGACACATCGCCGCGAGTGCTCCGCGCGCCGTGCTCGACGGCTTCAGCGGTGTCGATCGTCTCGTCGAGACGATGCCGTTCCCCGAGGTGTGCCGGCTGACCGCCGAGGCGAACGAGCGGCTCTCGGTCGCCGTGCTGGTCGCCGGCTCGGGCGTGCCTCTCACGTCTCTGCGCCTGGCGGCACTGGCTTTTCCGGTGGATGCCGCGATCATCGCCGTCCGCTGCGACGAGCGCGCGCATCCGCGCGCGCAGACCGTCGGTCCCCTCACCGTCGTCACGATCGGTGCGCTCGAGGACCTCGCCGGACTCCTCCTGCGCGGAGCGCGCTCGTGA